From the Rhinolophus sinicus isolate RSC01 linkage group LG02, ASM3656204v1, whole genome shotgun sequence genome, one window contains:
- the LOC141569989 gene encoding uncharacterized protein LOC141569989 isoform X2, translated as MNSKGQYPTQPTYPVQPPGNPVYPQTLHLPQAPPYTDAPPAYSELYRPSFVHPGAATVPTMSAAFPGASLYLPMAQSVAVGPLGSTVPMAYYPVGPIYPPATTPWMPSQCCSACSHAGSQCPRNSAEGKLLHGRHRWWLHHLVKNQGHLCAEKDITYLQHFSQCNCFSHINLKLQFRHMLLRCLSGAQTFRHFSNLIRNHVMVAVPP; from the exons ATGAACAGCAAAGGTCAATATCCAACGCAGCCAACCTACCCTGTGCAACCTCCTGGGAATCCTGTGTACCCTCAGACTTTGCATCTCCCTCAGGCTCCACCCTATACTGATGCTCCACCTGCCTACTCAGAGCTCTATCGTCCGAGCTTTGTGCACCCAGGGGCTGCCACCGTCCCCACCATGTCAGCTGCATTTCCTGGCGCCTCCCTGTATCTGCCCATGGCCCAATCTGTGGCTGTGGGACCTTTAGGTTCCACAGTCCCCATGGCTTATTATCCAGTTGGCCCCATCTATCCACCTG CCACCACCCCCTGGATGCCCTCCCAATGCTGCTCAGCTTGCAGTCATGCAGGGAGCCAATGTCCTCGTAACTCAGCGGAAGGGAAACTACTTCATGGGCGGCACAGATGGTGGCTACACCATCTGGTGAAGAACCAAGGCCACCTCTGTGCCGAGAAAGACATCACATACCTTCAGCACTTCTCACAATGTAACTGCTTTAGTCATATTAACCTGAAGTTGCAGTTTAGACACATGTTGTTGAGGTGTCTTTCTGGTGCCCAAACTTTCAGGCACTTTTCAAACTTAATAAGGAACCATGTAATGGTAGCAGTACCTCCCTAA
- the LOC141569989 gene encoding DAZ-associated protein 2-like isoform X1 — MNSKGQYPTQPTYPVQPPGNPVYPQTLHLPQAPPYTDAPPAYSELYRPSFVHPGAATVPTMSAAFPGASLYLPMAQSVAVGPLGSTVPMAYYPVGPIYPPGPTVLVEGGYDAGARFGAGATAGNIPPPPPGCPPNAAQLAVMQGANVLVTQRKGNYFMGGTDGGYTIW, encoded by the coding sequence ATGAACAGCAAAGGTCAATATCCAACGCAGCCAACCTACCCTGTGCAACCTCCTGGGAATCCTGTGTACCCTCAGACTTTGCATCTCCCTCAGGCTCCACCCTATACTGATGCTCCACCTGCCTACTCAGAGCTCTATCGTCCGAGCTTTGTGCACCCAGGGGCTGCCACCGTCCCCACCATGTCAGCTGCATTTCCTGGCGCCTCCCTGTATCTGCCCATGGCCCAATCTGTGGCTGTGGGACCTTTAGGTTCCACAGTCCCCATGGCTTATTATCCAGTTGGCCCCATCTATCCACCTGGTCCCACAGTGCTGGTGGAAGGAGGGTATGATGCAGGCGCCAGATTTGGAGCTGGGGCTACTGCTGGCAACATTCCTCCACCACCCCCTGGATGCCCTCCCAATGCTGCTCAGCTTGCAGTCATGCAGGGAGCCAATGTCCTCGTAACTCAGCGGAAGGGAAACTACTTCATGGGCGGCACAGATGGTGGCTACACCATCTGGTGA